The Akkermansia sp. RCC_12PD genome contains the following window.
TCGGAGCCACGGGCACGGAAGTGGGGGAAGCCTGCTTCAACACGTCCATGACCGGCTACCAGGAAGTCCTGACGGACCCGTCCTACAGCGGCCAGATTGTCACGATGACCTACCCCCTGATCGGCAATTACGGCGTCAACCCGGAAGATTACGAGTCCGGCAAGGCGCAGGTCAGCGGCTTCGTGGTGGCGGAGCTGGCGAAGGTTCCTTCCAACTGGCGCGCCACGGAAGCCCTGGGCCCGTGGCTGGAAAAGCAGGGCGTCATCGGCATTGAAGGGGTGGACACCCGCAAGATCGCCAAGCACCTGCGCTCCGCGGGCGCCATGCGCGCCTGCCTCACCACGGAGCTGACGCCGGAGGAAGCCGTGGAAGCCGCCAGAAATGCCCCCTTCATGGAAGGCTGCAACATCGTGGACAAGATCGGCTCCCACCCCATGACGCCGGAGGAAGTGGACGCGCTGGTGACGGAAGGGGAACTGCCCCCCCACGGAGTACGACATCGTAGCCTTCGACTTCGGCATCAAGTACAACATCCTGCGCCAACTGAGGGAAAACGGCTTCCGTGTGACCGTGGTTCCCGCCCACACGACGGCGGAGGAAGTGCTTGGCATGAAGCCGGACGGCGTTTTTCTTTCCAACGGTCCGGGGGACCCCGCCACGCTGACGGACATCCACCGTGAAGTAGCCGCCCTGATCGGGAAGGTTCCCATGTTCGGCATCTGCCTGGGGCACCAGATCATTTCCCACGCGCTGGGGGCGAAGACCTTCAAGCTGAAGTTCGGCCACCGCGGCGCCAACCATCCGGTGAAGGACCTCCGCACGGGTAAAATCAGCATCACGTCCCAGAACCACGGTTTTGCCGTGGATCCGGACACCGTGCCGGACGACGTGGAAATCACGCTGATGAATCTGAATGACAATACCGTGGAGGGCATCGCTCACAAAACGCTCCCCATTTTCAGCGTGCAGTACCACCCGGAAGCCGCGCCCGGCCCCAGGGATCCCCAGTACCTGTTCCAGGACTTCAAGCAGATGATTGCCTCACGCGGGCTGTAGGCGGAGCACAAAAAAAACGAACGCCTTTCATGCCGCCGCATTTTTCCTCGTCACTTCTGGAAAAATGCGCTATTTCTTCCTGCGGCTCTGAATGAACGGAGCCGGTTTTCCGGTTCATAAACGTTCCGGCGAACGTACCCTGAACATACACTTACTTCCATTCATGAGTAAAATTGCATTGATCTCCGGCATCACGGGGCAGGACGGCTCCTTTCTGGCTGAATTCCTGATTGACAAGGGCTATGAGGTGCACGGCATCCTGCGTCGCTCCTCTTCCTTCAATACGGGCCGCATAGAACACCTGTACCTGGACGAATGGGTGAGGGACATGAAAAAAAGCCGTCTGGTCAACCTGCATTACGGAGACATGACGGACTCAAGCTCCCTGATCCGCATCATCCAGACTGTCCAACCGGATGAAATCTACAACCTGGCTGCTCAAAGCCACGTGAAGGTCAGCTTTGACGTGCCGGAATACACGGCGGAAACGGATGCCGTGGGTACCCTCCGCATGCTGGAAGCCGTCCGCATCTTGGGCATGGAGAAAAAATGCCGCATTTACCAGGCCTCCACGTCGGAACTCTTCGGCCTGGTGCAGGAAGTCCCCCAGAAGGAAACCACCCCCTTCTATCCGCGCTCCCCCTACGGCGTAGCCAAGCAGTACGGATTCTGGATCACGAAAAATTACCGGGAATCCTACGGCATGTTCGCCGTCAACGGCATCCTGTTCAACCATGAAAGCGAACGCCGCGGGGAAAACTTCGTCACCCGCAAGATTACGCTGGCGGCAGCCCGCATCGCCCAGGGGATGCAGGACAAGCTCTACCTGGGCAACCTGAACGCCCTGCGCGACTGGGGCTACGCCAAAGACTATGTGGAATGCATGTGGCTGATTCTCCAGCACGACGTTCCGGAAGACTTCGTCATCGCCACGGGGGAAATGCACACCGTCCGCGAATTCTGCACGCTGGCCTTCCGGGAAGCGGGAATCGAGCTGGAATGGGAAGGGGAAGGCGCGGAAGAACGAGGCCGGGACACAAAAACGGGCAAAATCCTGGTGGAAGTGGACCCCAAGTATTTCCGTCCTGCGGAAGTGGAACAGCTCCTGGGCGATCCCACCAAGGCCAGAACCCTGCTCGGCTGGAATCCCACCTCCACGCCGTTTGAAGAACTGGTGCGCATCATGGTCCGCCATGATATGGAATACGTCAAACACGTTGATATCCGCTGACCATGGACAACGACAGCAGGATATTTGTGGCCGGGCACCGCGGGCTGGTGGGGTCCGCTATCTGGAAAGCGCTGGAAAATAAGGGCTATTCCAACCTGATCGGCCGGACGCACCGGGAACTGGACCTGGAGGACCCCGCAGCCGTCCGGGAATTCTTTGACCGGGAAAAGCCGGAATACGTCTTTCTGGCGGCGGCGTTCGTGGGCGGCATCATCGCCAACTCCCTCTACCGGGCGGACTTCATCTTCCGCAACCTCCAGATCCAGCAGAACGTCATCGGGGAAAGTTTCCGGCACGGCGTATCCAAGCTTCTTTTCCTGGGAAGCACCTGCATTTATCCGCGGGAGGCGCCTCAGCCCATGAAGGAGGACGCCCTGCTTACCTCCCCGCTGGAATACACCAACGAACCCTACGCCATCGCCAAAATAGCTGGGCTGAAAATGTGCGAAAGCTTCAACCTTCAATACGGCACCAACTACATCGCCGTCATGCCCACGAACCTGTACGGACCCAACGACAACTTCCACCTGGAAAACAGCCATGTGCTACCCGCCATGGTGCGCAAGATTCATCTGGCCAAGTGCCTGATGGAAGGGAACTGGGCCGCTGTCCGGAGAGACCTGGACGCCCGCCCTGTGGAACAGGTGGACGGAACGGCGGCGGAAGAGGCCATTCTGGCCGTGCTGGGCAAATACGGCATCTCCCCCGGTTCCGTGGAACTGTGGGGAACGGGAACTCCCCTGCGCGAATTCCTGTGGAGCGAGGATATGGCGGACGCCTGCGTCCATGTGATGGAACAGGTAGATTTCAGCCAGTTGAAGGGAGAGGATAGGAACGTGCGGAACTGCCATATCAACATCGGCACCGGGAAGGAAATCTCCATAGGCGATCTGGCGCGGCTCATTGCCGCTACGGAAGACTACCGAGGAAAACTGGTGTTCAACGCGGACAAGCCGGACGGCACCATGCGCAAGCTGACGGACGTCTCCAAGCTGCACTCCCTGGGCTGGCAACACCGCGTGGAACTGGAAGAGGGCGTGGAACGCATTTACAGGTGGTATCTGGGCCGGACGGCAGAAGCCGGCAACTGACCCTTCCGCCAGCTCCGCGCAGCCCATGACCCGCCTTCCGAACAGCCAGGATACGCCCCCCGCCAAACCCAGCCTGTGGGCGCTGAGCCCTCTGCTGGTGTTCTTCCTGCTCTACCTGGTTATTTCCGTGGCGGTGCAGGACTTTTACGCCGTGCCGGTCACCGTGGCGTTTACGGCGGCGGCCATCTGGTCCGTAGCCATCACGAAAGGGAAAAGCATCACGGAACGCGTGGACCTGTTCTCCGCCGGAGTGGCCAACCGGAACATCCTGATGATGGTCTGGATCTTCGTGCTCGCGGGGGCCTTCGCCCAGTCCGCGCGGGACATGGGGGCCATAGACGCCACAGTCCGGCTCACGCTGCACCTCCTGCCGGACAACCTTCTTCTGGCCAGCGTTTTCATCGCTTCCTGCTTCATCTCGCTCTCCGTCGGAACGTCCGTGGGAACCATCGTGGCCCTGGCCCCGGTAGCCGTGGGACTGGCGGAAGCCACAAACGTCAACACGGGCATGATGACGGCCATTGTGGTGGGAGGCGCCTTCTTCGGCGACAACCTCTCCTTCATTTCAGACACCACCATTGCCGCCACCCGCACGCAGGGCTGCGCCATGCGGGATAAATTCCGGGCCAACGTCAAGGTGGTCCTGCCCGCCGCCCTGCTCGCCCTGGCCTGCTACATGGCAGCGGGGTGGAGCGTCCAGGCGCCGGCGGCAGGCGCGGACGTGCAGATAGAATGGCTCAAGGTGCTTCCTTACCTGCTGGTGCTGGCCGCAGCCCTGGCGGGCATCCACGTGATGGCCGTGCTGACTCTGGGTCTGCTGGCCGCGGGAATGGTGGGCATGGGCATGGGCTACTTCTCCTGCATGGACTGGTTCCGTTCCATGGGCGACGGCATGACCGGGATGGGGGAACTTATCATCGTCACGCTATTGGCGGGCGGCGTGCTTGCCATGATCCGCTTCAACGGCGGCATCGCCTATATTATTGAAAAAATCACGTGCCATATCCGGGGAAGGCGCGGAGCGGAATTCAGCATTGCCGCACTGGTCTCCCTCGCCAACCTATGCACGGCGAACAACACCATCGCCATCATCACGGCGGGTCCTATTGCCAAGGACATCAGCGACCGCTTCAACATTCCGCCCAGGCGCAGCGCCAGCATCCTGGACACCTTCTCCTGCCTGGTACAGGGAGTCATTCCCTACGGTGCCCAGATGCTGATGGCCGCGGGAATCGCCCAGATCTCCCCCCTGCAGATCATGAAATACTTGTATTACCCCCTGATTCTGGGAGTGTGCTCCGCGGCGGCCATTGTCCTCGGCGGAAGGGCAAACCGGAAACATGCCTCCGGTCCGGAAAATCCGGCCTAGGCATTCGGAGGGCCTTCCTTCTTGAAACGAGAGGGAATAGGGTCTTTGTTACCGACATGTTACTCTTGTTATCCGCATGTTACTCAACATATGGGGCAAACATGTTATCATACATGCATGAGCCTTCATATAGAACCCACAGAAGAAGCAGTAGAAACCCTGCGCAAGGAAAGGCGAAAAAATTACATTGCCGCACTGGCAACATCCATTCTCTCCGTAGTCCTTGCCGGGGCCATCCTCTACTCCCTGACCATCATCATCGCCGCGCCAGAAGAACCCAAGGTCGTAGGCTACATCACGCCTGACGACGCGCCGCCGTCAGATACGCCGCCCCCGCCGGAAGTGCAGAGGGAAACCTCCTCCCCCTCCCATGCGGAAACTCCCGTCAAGGTAGTGGTGGCCGCTGCGGCAGCCCCGGTGAACCTGCCCAAGATCGACATTGACCCTCCCGACGAACCCGTCATGCTGGAAGAAGGGAACATGCTCGGCATGGGGAACGGATTCGGACCGGACCTGGGAGACTCCACATCCGCCTTCGGCTCCAAGGAACCCGCCGGCAGCACGCTGGTAGGCACCTTTTACGATACCAAGCAGACGCAGGGCGGCCGTCCCACCGACCTGTCACAGGAACAATTCTGCTCCATTCTTTCCCGCTTCGTGAACCGGGGCTGGAATGAAGCCGACCTGAACCGGTTTTACAAATCCCCGCAGCAGCTTTACGCGGCGCAGTTCTACGTTCCCAGAACCTCCGCCAGTGAGGCGCCCAAAGCCTACGGCTGCGCGGACAAGGTGAAGCCCAGCCGGTGGATCGCCATCTACCGGGGGAAGGTGCGCGCACCCAAATCCGGAACGTTCCGCTTTGTGGGTGCCGGGGACGACGTGATCGCCGTCCGCTTCAACAACCAGAACGTATTCGACTACGGCTGGTTCCAGGCCTCCCTGGGCAAGATGACGGCGGCGCAGGACATGAAATGGATCAATGCCATGCAGAACAAGCCCGGCAACGACGCCCTGAAAAAGGAACTCCGGGACGCCGGAATCAACGTGCCGCCCTCCACCTTCTACAAATACTCCACCACCAAGCACTGGAATGACACCATGGGCGGTGTGGTCGCCGGGAAAACGTTCACAGTCAAGCAGGGGGATGTCTATCCCATTGAAATCCTGATCAGTGAAATCCCCGGCGGGGAATTCGGCATGACCCTGCTGCTGGAAGAAGTAGGCATGGAACCCATGAGCAAGGATCCCAAGACGGGCGCCCCCATCCTGCCGCTGTTCCGAACCAATTACGGCGTGCCCAAGCCGGACAAAAACAAGGAACACGTACCTTTCGACGAAATCGGCATCGTCTGGGAATCCGTGAAATAACGCACGGAAAACCTTTCTTTCCCCCACATTCATGCCCGCAGGCCTCCTGCGGGCATTTTGCTTGCCTGGGAAACAAAGATATCCTAGCCTCCGGACATGATGCAGCCTTTCCGCTTCCATCCGATCTACCAGCCCCGCATCTGGGGCGGACAGCACATGAGAACCCTCTTGGGACGGGAACTTCCCGACCGGGAAACGGCCTACGGGGAAGCCTGGGAAATCAGCGACAGGCCGGAAGCCATGAGCATCGTGAAGGAAGGCGAATGGGAAGGCATGCCCTTGCACCGGCTGTGGGAGGAACACCGGGAGGAAATCTTTGGCCCCGGTTATGAACACTTCCCGCGTTTCCCCCTGTTGTGCAAGATACTGGACGCGCGCGAAAACCTTTCCGTCCAGGTGCATCCTCCGGAACGTACGGCGCAGGCATGGGGAGGAGAAGTGAAAAATGAAGTCTGGTACGTCCTCCACGCGGAACCGGACGCTCTAATCTACGGAGGCATGGAGGAATCCGCCACGGAGCAGGACATATACCGTGCGGCGGACGCGGGCCGGATGGAACAGCTTATCCGCTCCGCCCATCTGAACGCCGGGGAACACCTGTACATTCCCGCCGGGCTGGTTCACGCCATCGGCGCGGGCCATCTCATCGCGGAAATCCAGCAAAACAGCGATACCACCTACCGCCTCTACGACTGGAACCGGACGGACGACTCCGGACGGGGAAGAGAACTGCATCTGAAACAGGCCCTGGACTCCATCCGTGAATTCAGGGAACTCAGCCGCGATCCACGCTATCTGTCAGACACGCCCCACTTCACCTCCCGGGAATACCGCCTGGACAGAGGGGAACGGTTCATCCCGCAGGATGCTTCCCGCTTTGCCGTCCTGACGGTGCTCCAGGGTGGCGTGGGCTGGGACGGGAGGAAAGCCACGCAGGGGGAATTCATTCTTTCTCCCGTCCGGTCGGCGGCCGTAACAGCCACCGAACCGGACACGGTTCTCCTCTCAACAACGGTTTGAACAGGTCAATATGACAAAAAGGGTAAAGAATTCCGCACAAAGCCGGGGCTTTCACACTTTTTCGTTGCAAAGAAACAGGGCGGCTCTTAGTTTGGACTAAACTTTTTCCTGTACCAGTCTCCCATTCCTTGCCCTTCGACTGTCGTATGAACAACCTTTTCACCATCGCCACGTATCTTTCCCGTGTTTCCGGCCAGCTCCAGCCCATGCTGGAAAAAGTCCAGGGCATGGACCGCAGGACATTCCTGCTGGAAGCCGCCGCCCTGCTCGCCCTGACAAGCTGCGCTGAAACCTCCGGCAAGGCCGGCCCGGCGCCCATGATCTCCTTCACACCCTCCAGCGTTCCACTGGTGAAGCGTTCCCCGCGCCAGCTCCTCGCGGAATGCAACGTGCAGCCGTTGTTCATGCCCAAAACCTCCCCCCTACGCCGGCGTTCCTCCCGCATGAAGCCCCGCTTCATCACCATGCACAACACGGAAAACCCGTCCGCAGACGCCATGCAGCACGCCCGCGCCCTGAACAACGGAGCCCTGCGGTGCAACTGGCACTACACGGTGGACCCGTACGTGGCCATGCAGCACCTCCCTTTGAACGAAACCGGCCGCCATGCGGACCGCGGCGGCCCCGGAGACATGTACTCCATCGGCATTGAAATGTGCGAAAAGCGCGGACAAAGCATCGTCAAAACCTTCGACCGCGCCGCCAAGCTGGCCGCCTACACGATGTACTCCCAGAACATCCCGCTGCGCAACGTGGTGCCGCACTACTACTGGACGGGCAAGCGCTGCCCCCATCTGCTGCTGGACAACGGCAAACCCGGCTTCAAATGGTCCTGGTTCATCTCCCGCGTGGACTACTATAACCGCTGCATCAGTTGAGTTCCCGTGCTCTGCCGCAAACCGGCAGGATGAGTCCCCAGCGAATCCCGGGGAAAAAATCCTGAAGGCGCGCCCATTGCCCCTATCCGCAGGTACGGAAAATTGACCCGTCCCTGATCCGGCCGCACCGCAGAATCCATCCTCCTGCTTCCGGATGGAGCGCTTCCCATCATCCCGGTTTGAGGCCGCGTCTTCTTGATGCCCTTAATGAATGACCCGGAAAGAAATACCCTGCGGGCCAACCCGCAGGGTAATGATGAGAACCGGAAACCGGACAAGGAAATCCCCGGCGCACCGCGCCGTCAATTCTCCACGCGCCGCTTCGGCCTTTGCTGAAATCCCAGATTTTAGCCCTTCCTGTCTGCGGCGGGCGCTGCTGCCGCCTTGGGTTGCAGCGGCAGGGTCTTCATGCGGGTTACGCTTCCGTTGACGCGCACGGGCACCACCCTGGGCTGCTCGGAATAAAGCTTCACGTTGCCCACCTTGCCGTTTTTCCAGGAGAAATCCACGGTAATGTTGCCGCGGGCCTTCAACCCCTTCACAGAACCGGACGGCCACGCATCCACGGGGGAAGGCATGATTTCAATGCCGCCTGCGTGGGATTGCAGCAGGATTTCACACACGCCACCCACGATGCCGAAGTTGCCGTCCATCTGCATGGGTGGGTGCGTCGTCAGCATGTTCGGAAGAGTATTGTACTTGAGCAGGCCCTCAAACATTTCATGAGCCTTGTTTCCGTCCCCGAAGCGCGCCCAGAGGGCCGTGCGCCAGGGCCACGTCCAGGAACGGCGGCTGTCGCCGGTCGTGCCGCGCCATTCCAGGGACAGGCGGGCGGCCTCCGCCAGCTTGGGCGTCTTGAGCTTGGTGATCTGGTTGCCGGGAAAAACGGCAAAGAGGTGGGACGTATGGCGGTGGTCCGTCTTGGGAATGCGGTCGATCATCCATTCCTGAAGGTTGCCCTCCTTGCCGATCTTGTTGCCGGCCAGCCTCTTCAGCTTGCCCTCCAGACTCTTGGCCCAGGCGGCATCCTTGCCCAGAATGCGGGCGGCCTTGATCGTGTTGGTGAAAAGTTCCGCAATCAGCTGCTGGTCATGCATCACGCCGTCTTCACGGGGGCCGTGTTCCGGGGACCATCCGTCCGGAGCCACCAGGGTGCCGGCCTTGATGTCGGCCAGTTCCTTCTGCTGCTCTTCCTTCAGGGGCTTGCCGCCGGACAGGAAGCCTTCGCCTTTCGCGCCCAGTTCCTTTAAATGGTCTTCCCAGAAATGGCAGATCTCCTTCATCAGGGGATAGGCCTGTTTTTCCAGATACTTCCTGTCTCCGGTGAAGGCATAATGCTCCCATATGTGCAGGGCATACCAGGCATTGCCCGGAATGTTCCAGGCCCACCCGTTGCCGCCGAAGATGTTCTGGGAAGTGCGCACCGTCCAGCCGCGCACCGGCTTGCCGTCCTTGGTATTGAATTTTTTATTGGCCTGGGAGGCGTCCCGGCAGCCGGGAGCCATGGCTTCCACGTAATCAATCAGCGCCTGGTGGCATTCGGAAAGATTGGCGGGTTCCGCGCCCCAGTAGGCCATCTGGACATTGATGTTGTTGTGATAGTCGCAGGCCCACGGCGGACTCACGTATTCGTTCCAAAGGCCCTGGAGGTTTGCGGGAAGGGTTCCGGGCCGGGAGCTGGAAAGCAGCAGATAGCGGCCGAACTGGAACATGGTCTCCTCCAGGTCGGGATCGGACGGCTTATTTTTGTAGGATTTCAGGCGTTCCGGAATGGGAAGTTTGGCCACTTCCGGCTCAGTCTTGCCGAAGTCCACTTTCACGCGGTCAAACATGGACTTGTACTGGGCGATGTGCGCCTGTTTCAGCGCGGCATAATCCGTAGAGGCGGATTTGGCCGCATAACGGTCCAGCTTCTTGGAAGGGGCCTCCCCCTTCCAGTCTTTCTTGTAGTCCATCAGGTAGTCCGTCTCCATGGCGACGACAACCGTGCAGGAATCTGCGTCTTTCACGGAAATCCTGTCCCCGGAGGCGGAAACGGTGCCCCCCTTCGCGCGTACCAGGACGCGGCCTTCAAAATTCATGCCGTTCTTCAGGGTACCTTTCCACGTAAGTACGGGGCCTTTGGCGGAGATGTCCGCATCCACCTGGCAATTCACGGAAAAGTCCGCGTTGAAACTGCCGGGCTTGCTGGCGCGGTAGTTGATCACCAGGACATTGGCGGGGGTACTGGCAAAAGCTTCACGGTCGTAGGTCACGCCGTCGGATTTGTAATTCACCTTGTAAATGCCGTCGCGCAGGTCCAGGGCGCGGGTGAAGTCCTCCACGGACACGGAGGCGGGCTGGTCCCCTTTCTTGAAGTCCACGAACAGGTCGCCGAAAGGCATGTAGTTGCCGAACTGGTTGGTCCCCGCATTCGGACCGTAGCCGTAGCCGCCCCCCGGATTGGGACCGCCGGACCAGAGGCTGATCTCGTTCAGGGCAAAACGTTCACGGTTGGGGGCGCTGAAAATCATCGCGCCCACGCGGCCGTTGCCGATGGGATAGCCTTCCGCTTCCCATACGGCGGAGGGCTTCTTGTATTTGCCCAAGCTGCCGTCAGGGTTTTTGTCCGCCTGTGGATAGACGACCACGGCAGGCTTGTCGTTCCAGATCAGGTTGGAGGCGGAAGGCTTGTCCAGAGCGCTCCAGCCAAGCGATACCGCACTTACGGATAAAGCGGAGAAAAGAAGGGATTGAAGATGCATTGCTTTAATAAGACTCTCATAAAAATACCCCTCCTGCAATCTCTATCTTTCAGTCTTCTTTATTATCCATCCAAAAAAGACCAGGACCGCAGCGGGAAGCAATATCCAGTCTCCGGCATCTTCAAACGCGCCTGCCCTTCAAAAAGGAGGACAATAAATTTCCTTGCCTTTCCCCGGAGGCTTCATACCGTTTTCATCATGTTGAAACGGTTTGCTTCCATTCTTCTCTCCCTTCTCTTTCTCGGAGCTTCCGCCGGACTGGCCGATAGCAAGGTCACAGTCCCGGATATTTTGAAAAACCGCATTCCGTTGAAAAAAACGGAGCATCAACTCAACATCGTTTATTTCCTGGGCAGCGATACGGACCCCGTGCCGGACTACGAACGCCGCATCAGCGAACTGATGCTTTACCTCCAGCAGTTTTACGGAAAGGAGATGCAGAGGCACGGCTACGGAGCCAGGGCCTTCGGGATGGACATCAAGTCGCCCGGCCGCGTCAACATCATTGAATACAAGGCCGAGAATCCGGCCAGCCATTACCCCTACGAAAACGGCGGCGGATGGAAGGCGGCCCAGGAAATTGAAAAGTTTTTCAAGGCCAATCCGGACAAAAAGAAAAGCCAGCACACCCTGATCATCATGCCCACATGGAACGACGACAAGAACGGCCCGGACAATCCCGGAGGCGTTCCCTTTTACGGCATGGGCCGCTATTGCTTCGCCCTGGACTACCCCGCCTTCGACATCAAGCACCTGGGACAGCCGACCAAGGAAGGGAGGCTGCTGACCAAATGGTATGGCGGCCTGGCTCATGAACTGGGCCACGGTCTCAACCTGCCCCACAACCACCAGACCACGTCCGACGGCAAGAAGTACGGCACCGCCCTGATGGGAGCGGGCAACTACACGTTCGGCACCAGCCCCACGTTCCTGACCCCCGCCAGCTGCGCCCTGCTGGACGCCTGCGAGGTGTTTTCCGTCACGCCCGGCCAGCAATACTACCAGGGCAAACCGGAAGTGGAAGCCAAGGGCATTTCCATCTCCTTCAAGGGGGACCAGATCCTGATTTCCGGAAACTACAAGAGCCCGCAGACCGTCAAGGCCCTGAACGTTTACGTACAGGACCCTCCCTACGCCGTCAACCAGGATTACGATGCTGTCTCCTTCTCCGAACGCCTCGGGAAAAAGAGCGGAAAGTTCTCCATGAAGATCGACAGAAAGGAACTGGATGGGCTGAAAGACAACGAATTCCGCATTTCCCTCATGTTCGTGCTTGCCAACGGCCAGCAAATACAGAAGCACTTCAAGTTCCTGCGGGACGCCCTCCAGGACTACAAGGACACGGACAAATCCTGATTAAATCCTGGTTCCTGCGCCCTCCGTATGGGCGGACGGCAAGCTGAATCAAAGAAAAAGATTCCTTCTCCGGGCACTCATTCTCCCCGGCGGACTCCGGATACCCGTCTCATCCTTTCACCAGACAGGCATATGCACCCGGCGGGGAGGAACGTTATCAGAAACCATCCATCTCCGGAAAGCCAAGCGGTCATCCCGGCACACATCAGGGGAATCAATAATTATTCCT
Protein-coding sequences here:
- the gmd gene encoding GDP-mannose 4,6-dehydratase, whose protein sequence is MSKIALISGITGQDGSFLAEFLIDKGYEVHGILRRSSSFNTGRIEHLYLDEWVRDMKKSRLVNLHYGDMTDSSSLIRIIQTVQPDEIYNLAAQSHVKVSFDVPEYTAETDAVGTLRMLEAVRILGMEKKCRIYQASTSELFGLVQEVPQKETTPFYPRSPYGVAKQYGFWITKNYRESYGMFAVNGILFNHESERRGENFVTRKITLAAARIAQGMQDKLYLGNLNALRDWGYAKDYVECMWLILQHDVPEDFVIATGEMHTVREFCTLAFREAGIELEWEGEGAEERGRDTKTGKILVEVDPKYFRPAEVEQLLGDPTKARTLLGWNPTSTPFEELVRIMVRHDMEYVKHVDIR
- a CDS encoding GDP-L-fucose synthase, producing the protein MDNDSRIFVAGHRGLVGSAIWKALENKGYSNLIGRTHRELDLEDPAAVREFFDREKPEYVFLAAAFVGGIIANSLYRADFIFRNLQIQQNVIGESFRHGVSKLLFLGSTCIYPREAPQPMKEDALLTSPLEYTNEPYAIAKIAGLKMCESFNLQYGTNYIAVMPTNLYGPNDNFHLENSHVLPAMVRKIHLAKCLMEGNWAAVRRDLDARPVEQVDGTAAEEAILAVLGKYGISPGSVELWGTGTPLREFLWSEDMADACVHVMEQVDFSQLKGEDRNVRNCHINIGTGKEISIGDLARLIAATEDYRGKLVFNADKPDGTMRKLTDVSKLHSLGWQHRVELEEGVERIYRWYLGRTAEAGN
- a CDS encoding carbamoyl phosphate synthase small subunit, which translates into the protein MRENGFRVTVVPAHTTAEEVLGMKPDGVFLSNGPGDPATLTDIHREVAALIGKVPMFGICLGHQIISHALGAKTFKLKFGHRGANHPVKDLRTGKISITSQNHGFAVDPDTVPDDVEITLMNLNDNTVEGIAHKTLPIFSVQYHPEAAPGPRDPQYLFQDFKQMIASRGL
- a CDS encoding Na+/H+ antiporter NhaC family protein, which produces MTRLPNSQDTPPAKPSLWALSPLLVFFLLYLVISVAVQDFYAVPVTVAFTAAAIWSVAITKGKSITERVDLFSAGVANRNILMMVWIFVLAGAFAQSARDMGAIDATVRLTLHLLPDNLLLASVFIASCFISLSVGTSVGTIVALAPVAVGLAEATNVNTGMMTAIVVGGAFFGDNLSFISDTTIAATRTQGCAMRDKFRANVKVVLPAALLALACYMAAGWSVQAPAAGADVQIEWLKVLPYLLVLAAALAGIHVMAVLTLGLLAAGMVGMGMGYFSCMDWFRSMGDGMTGMGELIIVTLLAGGVLAMIRFNGGIAYIIEKITCHIRGRRGAEFSIAALVSLANLCTANNTIAIITAGPIAKDISDRFNIPPRRSASILDTFSCLVQGVIPYGAQMLMAAGIAQISPLQIMKYLYYPLILGVCSAAAIVLGGRANRKHASGPENPA
- a CDS encoding type I phosphomannose isomerase catalytic subunit, which encodes MMQPFRFHPIYQPRIWGGQHMRTLLGRELPDRETAYGEAWEISDRPEAMSIVKEGEWEGMPLHRLWEEHREEIFGPGYEHFPRFPLLCKILDARENLSVQVHPPERTAQAWGGEVKNEVWYVLHAEPDALIYGGMEESATEQDIYRAADAGRMEQLIRSAHLNAGEHLYIPAGLVHAIGAGHLIAEIQQNSDTTYRLYDWNRTDDSGRGRELHLKQALDSIREFRELSRDPRYLSDTPHFTSREYRLDRGERFIPQDASRFAVLTVLQGGVGWDGRKATQGEFILSPVRSAAVTATEPDTVLLSTTV
- a CDS encoding glycoside hydrolase N-terminal domain-containing protein codes for the protein MHLQSLLFSALSVSAVSLGWSALDKPSASNLIWNDKPAVVVYPQADKNPDGSLGKYKKPSAVWEAEGYPIGNGRVGAMIFSAPNRERFALNEISLWSGGPNPGGGYGYGPNAGTNQFGNYMPFGDLFVDFKKGDQPASVSVEDFTRALDLRDGIYKVNYKSDGVTYDREAFASTPANVLVINYRASKPGSFNADFSVNCQVDADISAKGPVLTWKGTLKNGMNFEGRVLVRAKGGTVSASGDRISVKDADSCTVVVAMETDYLMDYKKDWKGEAPSKKLDRYAAKSASTDYAALKQAHIAQYKSMFDRVKVDFGKTEPEVAKLPIPERLKSYKNKPSDPDLEETMFQFGRYLLLSSSRPGTLPANLQGLWNEYVSPPWACDYHNNINVQMAYWGAEPANLSECHQALIDYVEAMAPGCRDASQANKKFNTKDGKPVRGWTVRTSQNIFGGNGWAWNIPGNAWYALHIWEHYAFTGDRKYLEKQAYPLMKEICHFWEDHLKELGAKGEGFLSGGKPLKEEQQKELADIKAGTLVAPDGWSPEHGPREDGVMHDQQLIAELFTNTIKAARILGKDAAWAKSLEGKLKRLAGNKIGKEGNLQEWMIDRIPKTDHRHTSHLFAVFPGNQITKLKTPKLAEAARLSLEWRGTTGDSRRSWTWPWRTALWARFGDGNKAHEMFEGLLKYNTLPNMLTTHPPMQMDGNFGIVGGVCEILLQSHAGGIEIMPSPVDAWPSGSVKGLKARGNITVDFSWKNGKVGNVKLYSEQPRVVPVRVNGSVTRMKTLPLQPKAAAAPAADRKG
- a CDS encoding N-acetylmuramoyl-L-alanine amidase, with product MNNLFTIATYLSRVSGQLQPMLEKVQGMDRRTFLLEAAALLALTSCAETSGKAGPAPMISFTPSSVPLVKRSPRQLLAECNVQPLFMPKTSPLRRRSSRMKPRFITMHNTENPSADAMQHARALNNGALRCNWHYTVDPYVAMQHLPLNETGRHADRGGPGDMYSIGIEMCEKRGQSIVKTFDRAAKLAAYTMYSQNIPLRNVVPHYYWTGKRCPHLLLDNGKPGFKWSWFISRVDYYNRCIS